A region from the Sandaracinus amylolyticus genome encodes:
- a CDS encoding MupA/Atu3671 family FMN-dependent luciferase-like monooxygenase: MSSPFRCYVIGNESLAIQCADILRARGHAVLGIVSSDEGIGKWADQNGVARIAPGKGLAERLRAHTESIGGGEFDWLFSIANLTIIPDDVLAMPKRGSINFHDGPLPRYAGLNAPMWAILNAEPRHGITWHVIEGGVDEGDILAQRTFGIGERDTSVVLNTRCYEAAIESFSELVDQLGTGTEQRTKQDLTQRTYFGRYDRPAAMCTIDWAQPASKIASLVRALDFGPRYANPVGAAKTQTATDPLLLPEVHEGSAETSDEPGTIVAVEHGAIEVATGQGTLRFPRATCVSGIPQDDAALAKHGIVKGARLPALEETRATRLGESDQQLAKHETFWSKRLAQVAPIELPYADRTPSKAPVFVRAPVPVPAGMDAPSTLAAAIAWLARITGNRTFDVGYRHPAITSATQGVERFFAQSVPLRVELGDTITFAELREKIAADRDRLREHLTYPRDLVARTPGLGSAKIEIAVEETDALDTVKPRAGEVLEIAISPDGSRATLIIDSTRVAAAHLEKMVGRFGTLLQGAANDAATQVARLPLLPADELDRVLRHWNATTTEYPADRSVHQLFEAQVDRTPDAIALAFERERLTYRALDERANQLAHKLIALGVGRDTLVALHVDRSPELVIGALAIWKAGGAYVPVDPSYPADRVALYVEDSQAKVVLTKEHLAYALPQTGATILRLDADASSFASEPRTRPARETDSASLAYVIYTSGSTGRPKGVMIEHRHVANFFTGMDPVIPRPTDARWLAVTSLSFDISVLELFWTLCRGFEVVLSSDEDRALVSSGRAPGSDRKIGFSLFYFASDEGEKNAGKYRALLEGAKFADRNGFQAVWTPERHFGAFGGLYPNPSVASAAIAAVTQHVKIRSGSCVLPLHHPIRVAEEWALVDNLSNGRVGISFASGWHPNDFVLRPENFANAKGAMVRDLEIVRKLWRGETLEFEGPKGPVKVRTLPRPVQPELPIWVTAAGNPETFAAAGRMGAGILTHLLGQSLDEVREKVAVYRKAWKDSGHEGDGHVTLMLHTFIGDDERAVKETAREPMKDYLRSSMNLIAAHAWAFPAFKKHAKEGASFEDNFTSLSPEDADALLDHAFERYYETSGLFGTPESALQRVNECKSIGVDEIACLIDYGIDSDTVLAHLDHLNRLRLAAEPKPRVEEDDWSIAAQIVRHRITHLQCTPSMLRMLLGNDEARTALAHVKHMFVGGEALPGSLVAELATATRATLTNMYGPTETTIWSSTEVAAPVEGTVSIGKPIANTQLYVLDAARQPVPVGAPGELWIGGAGVARGYWQRPDLTEERFVPDPFVKTEGARMYRTGDLVRWASDGRVEFLGRVDHQVKIRGYRIELGEIESRLSNHEDVREVVVVAREDNPGDKRLVAYYTAAQGHTPDPEKLRAHLRVTLPEFMVPSHFVELARFPLTPNNKIDRKQLPKPDESAGRASAAEFVAAESEIEKQIAEIWMRILGLSKVGTQDNFFELGGHSLLAVQAHREIKQATGKDLTITDIFRFPTIAALASYLGGGGDAGGGAEELGKTADRAAQRREMMNRRNQVRRR, from the coding sequence ATGTCCAGTCCGTTCCGTTGCTACGTCATCGGCAACGAGTCGCTCGCGATCCAGTGCGCCGACATCCTGCGAGCGCGAGGCCACGCCGTGCTCGGCATCGTCTCGTCGGACGAGGGCATCGGGAAGTGGGCGGACCAGAACGGCGTCGCGCGCATCGCGCCGGGCAAGGGCCTCGCCGAGCGCCTGCGCGCGCACACCGAGTCGATCGGAGGAGGCGAGTTCGATTGGCTCTTCTCGATCGCGAACCTGACGATCATCCCCGACGACGTCCTCGCGATGCCGAAGCGGGGCTCGATCAACTTCCACGACGGCCCGCTGCCGCGCTACGCGGGCCTCAACGCCCCGATGTGGGCGATCCTGAACGCCGAGCCGCGCCACGGGATCACCTGGCACGTCATCGAGGGCGGCGTCGACGAGGGCGACATCCTCGCGCAGCGCACGTTCGGCATCGGCGAGCGCGACACGTCGGTGGTGCTCAACACGCGCTGCTACGAGGCGGCGATCGAGTCGTTCAGCGAGCTCGTCGATCAGCTCGGCACCGGCACCGAGCAGCGCACGAAGCAGGACCTCACGCAGCGCACGTACTTCGGGCGCTACGACCGCCCCGCGGCGATGTGCACGATCGACTGGGCGCAGCCCGCGTCGAAGATCGCGTCGCTCGTCCGCGCCCTCGACTTCGGTCCGCGCTACGCGAACCCGGTCGGCGCCGCGAAGACGCAGACCGCGACCGATCCGCTCCTGCTCCCCGAGGTGCACGAGGGCAGCGCCGAGACGAGCGACGAGCCGGGCACGATCGTCGCGGTCGAGCACGGCGCGATCGAGGTCGCGACGGGCCAGGGCACGCTGCGCTTCCCGCGCGCGACGTGCGTGAGCGGCATCCCGCAGGACGACGCCGCGCTCGCGAAGCACGGGATCGTGAAGGGCGCGCGCCTTCCCGCGCTCGAGGAGACGCGCGCGACGCGCCTCGGCGAGTCCGATCAGCAGCTCGCGAAGCACGAGACGTTCTGGTCGAAGCGCCTCGCGCAGGTCGCGCCGATCGAGCTGCCGTACGCGGATCGCACGCCGAGCAAGGCGCCGGTGTTCGTGCGCGCGCCGGTGCCGGTGCCGGCGGGGATGGACGCGCCGTCGACGCTCGCCGCGGCGATCGCGTGGCTCGCGCGCATCACGGGCAACCGCACGTTCGACGTCGGCTATCGCCACCCCGCGATCACCAGCGCGACGCAGGGCGTGGAGCGCTTCTTCGCGCAGTCGGTCCCGCTGCGCGTGGAGCTCGGCGACACGATCACGTTCGCGGAGCTGCGCGAGAAGATCGCCGCGGATCGCGATCGTCTGCGCGAGCACCTCACCTACCCGCGTGATCTCGTCGCGCGCACGCCGGGGCTCGGCAGCGCGAAGATCGAGATCGCGGTCGAGGAGACCGACGCGCTCGACACCGTGAAGCCGCGCGCCGGCGAGGTGCTCGAGATCGCGATCAGCCCCGATGGATCGCGCGCGACGCTGATCATCGACAGCACGCGCGTCGCTGCGGCGCACCTCGAGAAGATGGTCGGCCGCTTCGGCACGCTGCTCCAGGGCGCGGCGAACGACGCCGCGACGCAGGTCGCGCGCCTCCCGCTGCTGCCCGCCGACGAGCTCGATCGCGTGCTCCGCCACTGGAACGCGACGACCACCGAGTACCCGGCCGATCGCTCGGTGCACCAGCTCTTCGAGGCGCAGGTGGATCGCACGCCGGACGCGATCGCCCTCGCGTTCGAGCGCGAGCGCCTCACGTACCGCGCGCTCGACGAGCGTGCGAACCAGCTCGCGCACAAGCTGATCGCGCTCGGCGTCGGCCGAGACACGCTGGTCGCGCTGCACGTCGATCGCTCACCCGAGCTCGTGATCGGCGCGCTCGCGATCTGGAAGGCGGGCGGCGCGTACGTGCCCGTCGATCCGAGCTATCCCGCGGATCGCGTCGCGCTCTACGTCGAGGACTCGCAGGCGAAGGTGGTGCTCACGAAGGAGCACCTCGCGTACGCGCTGCCGCAGACCGGCGCGACGATCCTGCGCCTCGACGCGGACGCGTCGTCGTTCGCGAGCGAGCCGCGCACGCGCCCGGCGCGCGAGACCGACAGCGCGAGCCTCGCGTACGTCATCTACACGTCGGGCTCGACCGGCCGCCCCAAGGGCGTGATGATCGAGCACCGCCACGTCGCGAACTTCTTCACCGGCATGGACCCGGTGATCCCGCGACCGACGGATGCGCGCTGGCTCGCGGTGACGAGCCTCTCGTTCGACATCTCGGTGCTCGAGCTCTTCTGGACGCTCTGCCGCGGCTTCGAGGTCGTGCTCTCGAGCGACGAGGATCGCGCGCTCGTCTCGAGCGGTCGCGCGCCCGGCAGCGATCGGAAGATCGGCTTCTCGCTCTTCTACTTCGCGAGCGACGAGGGCGAGAAGAACGCGGGCAAGTACCGCGCGCTGCTCGAGGGCGCGAAGTTCGCGGATCGCAACGGGTTCCAGGCGGTGTGGACGCCCGAGCGGCACTTCGGCGCGTTCGGCGGCCTCTATCCGAACCCGAGCGTCGCGAGCGCCGCGATCGCCGCGGTCACGCAGCACGTGAAGATCCGCTCGGGATCGTGCGTGCTCCCGCTGCACCACCCGATCCGCGTCGCGGAGGAGTGGGCGCTCGTCGACAACCTGTCGAACGGGCGCGTCGGCATCTCGTTCGCGAGCGGCTGGCACCCGAACGACTTCGTGCTGCGCCCCGAGAACTTCGCGAACGCGAAGGGCGCGATGGTGCGTGACCTCGAGATCGTCCGGAAGCTCTGGCGCGGCGAGACGCTCGAGTTCGAGGGCCCGAAGGGCCCCGTGAAGGTGAGGACGCTGCCGCGTCCCGTGCAGCCCGAGCTGCCGATCTGGGTGACCGCCGCGGGCAACCCCGAGACGTTCGCGGCCGCGGGCCGCATGGGCGCCGGCATCCTCACGCACCTGCTCGGTCAGAGCCTCGACGAAGTGCGCGAGAAGGTCGCGGTCTATCGCAAGGCCTGGAAGGACTCGGGCCACGAGGGCGACGGCCACGTCACCCTCATGCTCCACACGTTCATCGGAGACGACGAGCGCGCCGTGAAGGAGACCGCGCGCGAGCCGATGAAGGACTACCTGCGCAGCTCGATGAACCTGATCGCGGCGCACGCGTGGGCGTTCCCCGCGTTCAAGAAGCACGCGAAGGAAGGCGCGAGCTTCGAGGACAACTTCACCTCGCTCTCGCCGGAGGACGCGGACGCGCTGCTCGATCACGCGTTCGAGCGCTACTACGAGACGAGCGGTCTCTTCGGCACGCCCGAGAGCGCGCTCCAGCGCGTCAACGAGTGCAAGTCGATCGGCGTCGACGAGATCGCGTGTCTCATCGACTACGGGATCGACAGCGACACGGTGCTCGCGCACCTCGATCACCTCAACCGCCTGCGCCTCGCCGCCGAGCCGAAGCCGCGCGTCGAGGAGGACGACTGGTCGATCGCCGCGCAGATCGTCCGTCACCGCATCACGCACCTGCAGTGCACGCCGAGCATGCTGCGCATGCTCCTCGGCAACGACGAGGCGCGCACCGCGCTCGCGCACGTGAAGCACATGTTCGTCGGCGGCGAGGCGCTGCCGGGCTCGCTCGTCGCGGAGCTCGCGACGGCGACGCGCGCGACGCTCACGAACATGTACGGCCCGACCGAGACGACGATCTGGTCGTCGACCGAGGTCGCGGCGCCCGTCGAGGGCACGGTGTCGATCGGCAAGCCGATCGCGAACACGCAGCTCTACGTGCTCGACGCCGCGCGCCAGCCGGTGCCGGTGGGCGCGCCGGGCGAGCTGTGGATCGGCGGCGCCGGCGTCGCGCGCGGCTACTGGCAGCGCCCCGATCTGACCGAGGAGCGCTTCGTCCCCGATCCCTTCGTGAAGACCGAGGGCGCGCGGATGTACCGCACCGGCGACCTCGTTCGCTGGGCGAGCGACGGCCGCGTCGAGTTCCTCGGTCGCGTGGATCACCAGGTGAAGATCCGCGGCTACCGCATCGAGCTCGGCGAGATCGAGTCGCGCCTCTCGAACCACGAGGACGTGCGCGAGGTCGTCGTCGTCGCGCGCGAGGACAACCCGGGCGACAAGCGCCTGGTCGCCTACTACACGGCGGCCCAGGGCCACACGCCCGACCCCGAGAAGCTGCGCGCGCACCTGCGGGTGACGCTGCCCGAGTTCATGGTGCCCTCGCACTTCGTGGAGCTCGCGCGCTTCCCGCTGACGCCGAACAACAAGATCGATCGCAAGCAGCTCCCCAAGCCCGACGAGAGCGCCGGGCGCGCCTCGGCCGCGGAGTTCGTGGCCGCGGAGAGCGAGATCGAGAAGCAGATCGCCGAGATCTGGATGCGCATCCTCGGCCTCTCGAAGGTCGGCACCCAGGACAACTTCTTCGAGCTCGGCGGTCACTCGCTGCTCGCCGTCCAGGCGCACCGCGAGATCAAGCAGGCGACCGGCAAGGACCTGACGATCACCGACATCTTCCGGTTCCCGACGATCGCGGCGCTCGCGAGCTACCTCGGTGGCGGCGGCGACGCGGGCGGCGGCGCGGAGGAGCTCGGCAAGACCGCCGATCGCGCGGCCCAGCGGCGCGAGATGATGAACCGCCGCAACCAGGTCCGCCGCCGGTAG
- a CDS encoding GumC family protein, translated as MIGVVVGVVLAKFVIKHNYDSSASMRFEGVQPLAEGAEASPQDARRDLPSRLESLRRDEVLREVRRRMGMDPVPLAAMQNLFENTQDAEAGLVTITAHSTSPEEAARFANTIVDTFVEYQLGARRREIETEIANLDGRILAARQELDVTRSRYDAFRTEHGVTDLTTEQEAALEQAADLRAEADLAAAEIASLEARVTELREEVRRQPRMQVVASQTESVDETELARAEAHLEQLRGQLSEDHPRFQVAERQVRSLRERVSSGGGSRVGSVSMGASSTFETAATALATASADLEAARQRSVQLQRLAQEAQQRVAGFSAIEGDATALLADVQVKQTLLNNLQNHRARLQNMIENPDTGFRVIARAVAPESAAPSKRKYYVAAGVPLALVLLVLVGLVGRELRGLKLHTASEVSFWGNGAVVGTTTWPRDPSAAGDLVADMDDFVPKSTGTMLVVGATEHEMPLAMELAKQLAADWTDTTLIEMGRDTLVSPSPMDAGRRSLPASAGPSVGGMSSQELEAAPTQVQRGGSFELLGPPTIVSAVAPYGVLTSTPMSDETERLIPTAWEGPLNGQQLRRAARLADRVLVVVPSGAITVTQLGDLANRLGRKEGVGYAVVGIADEYATLPDRSGDVEAFWSATRE; from the coding sequence GTGATCGGCGTCGTCGTCGGCGTCGTGCTCGCGAAGTTCGTCATCAAGCACAACTACGACTCGAGCGCGTCCATGCGCTTCGAGGGCGTGCAGCCCCTCGCGGAGGGCGCCGAGGCGTCGCCGCAGGACGCGCGGCGCGACCTTCCCTCGCGCTTGGAGTCGCTGCGCCGAGACGAGGTCCTGCGCGAGGTGCGCCGGCGCATGGGCATGGATCCCGTGCCCCTCGCCGCCATGCAGAACCTCTTCGAGAACACGCAGGACGCCGAGGCCGGCCTCGTCACGATCACCGCGCACTCGACGTCGCCGGAAGAGGCGGCGCGCTTCGCGAACACGATCGTCGACACGTTCGTCGAGTACCAGCTCGGCGCGCGCCGCCGCGAGATCGAGACGGAGATCGCGAACCTCGACGGGCGCATCCTCGCAGCGCGACAGGAGCTCGACGTCACGCGCTCGCGCTACGACGCGTTCCGCACCGAGCACGGCGTCACGGACCTCACGACCGAGCAGGAGGCGGCGCTCGAGCAGGCCGCGGATCTGCGCGCCGAGGCGGACCTCGCGGCGGCCGAGATCGCGTCGCTCGAGGCGCGCGTCACCGAGCTGCGCGAAGAGGTGCGCCGCCAGCCGCGCATGCAGGTCGTCGCGTCGCAGACCGAGTCGGTCGACGAGACCGAGCTCGCGCGCGCCGAGGCGCACCTCGAGCAGCTGCGCGGACAGCTCTCCGAGGATCACCCGCGGTTCCAGGTCGCCGAGCGTCAGGTGCGCTCGCTGCGCGAGCGCGTGAGCTCGGGCGGCGGCAGCCGGGTCGGCTCGGTGTCGATGGGCGCGAGCTCGACGTTCGAGACCGCGGCGACCGCGCTCGCGACGGCGTCCGCCGACCTCGAGGCGGCGCGCCAGCGCTCGGTGCAGCTGCAGCGCCTCGCGCAGGAAGCGCAGCAGCGCGTCGCGGGCTTCTCGGCGATCGAGGGCGACGCGACGGCGCTCCTCGCCGACGTGCAGGTGAAGCAGACGCTGCTCAACAACCTGCAGAACCACCGCGCGCGCCTGCAGAACATGATCGAGAACCCGGACACCGGGTTCCGCGTGATCGCACGCGCGGTCGCGCCCGAGAGCGCCGCGCCGAGCAAGCGCAAGTACTACGTCGCGGCAGGCGTCCCGCTCGCGCTCGTGCTGCTCGTGCTCGTGGGGCTCGTCGGTCGCGAGCTGCGCGGCCTGAAGCTCCACACCGCGTCGGAGGTCTCGTTCTGGGGCAACGGCGCGGTGGTCGGCACCACGACGTGGCCGCGCGATCCCAGCGCCGCGGGCGATCTCGTCGCCGACATGGACGACTTCGTGCCGAAGTCGACCGGCACGATGCTCGTCGTCGGCGCCACGGAGCACGAGATGCCGCTCGCGATGGAGCTCGCGAAGCAGCTCGCCGCGGACTGGACCGACACGACGCTCATCGAGATGGGGCGCGACACGCTCGTGAGCCCGAGCCCGATGGACGCCGGTCGTCGCTCGCTCCCCGCGAGCGCGGGCCCGTCGGTCGGCGGGATGTCCTCGCAGGAGCTCGAGGCCGCGCCGACGCAGGTGCAGCGCGGCGGATCGTTCGAGCTCCTCGGCCCGCCGACGATCGTCAGCGCGGTGGCGCCCTACGGCGTGCTCACCTCGACGCCGATGAGCGACGAGACCGAGCGCCTGATCCCGACCGCGTGGGAGGGCCCGCTCAACGGGCAGCAGCTGCGCCGCGCGGCGCGCCTCGCGGATCGCGTGCTCGTCGTCGTGCCCTCGGGCGCGATCACGGTGACGCAGCTCGGCGATCTCGCGAACCGCCTCGGCCGCAAGGAAGGCGTCGGCTACGCGGTCGTCGGCATCGCGGACGAGTACGCGACGCTCCCCGACCGCAGCGGCGACGTCGAAGCGTTCTGGAGCGCGACGCGCGAGTGA
- a CDS encoding glycosyltransferase → MIGRLRKPRRRGRKKILAISSGGGHWIELMRLRPAFEGHDVVYVTVSDTYRSHVQGAKLRVVPDVTRWDRVGLVKCAARVLGVLLAERPDVVISTGALPGFFGVVLGKSLGCRTIWVDSIANVEELSMSGAKVGPFADLWLTQWRELERAGGPEYAGAIL, encoded by the coding sequence GTGATCGGACGACTGCGGAAGCCGCGCCGGAGAGGTCGGAAGAAGATCCTCGCGATCTCCTCCGGCGGCGGCCACTGGATCGAGCTGATGCGCCTGCGCCCTGCGTTCGAGGGGCACGACGTCGTCTACGTCACGGTCTCGGACACTTATCGCTCGCACGTCCAGGGCGCGAAGCTGCGCGTCGTGCCCGACGTGACCCGCTGGGATCGCGTGGGCCTCGTGAAGTGCGCGGCGCGCGTGCTCGGCGTGCTGCTCGCGGAGCGCCCCGACGTCGTGATCTCGACCGGCGCCCTGCCCGGCTTCTTCGGCGTCGTGCTCGGCAAGTCGCTCGGCTGCCGCACCATCTGGGTCGACAGCATCGCGAACGTCGAGGAGCTCTCGATGTCGGGCGCGAAGGTGGGCCCCTTCGCGGACCTCTGGCTCACGCAGTGGCGGGAGCTCGAGCGCGCCGGCGGGCCCGAGTACGCGGGGGCGATCCTGTGA
- a CDS encoding glycosyltransferase, producing the protein MIFVTVGAQMPFDRMVKAVDEWAAARKRADVFAQIGPADYVPQHVKWTRFLEPDDFLARYREARVIVAHAGTGSILQALELGKPILVMPRRAALRETRNDHQVATAERFQSLGRVPVAWDAGDLAQALDRIDGLSSEKTLGPHASPELIARLRRFLDE; encoded by the coding sequence GTGATCTTCGTGACGGTCGGCGCGCAGATGCCGTTCGATCGCATGGTGAAGGCCGTCGACGAGTGGGCCGCGGCGCGCAAGCGCGCCGACGTGTTCGCGCAGATCGGCCCCGCCGACTACGTGCCGCAGCACGTGAAGTGGACGCGCTTCCTCGAGCCCGACGACTTCCTCGCGCGCTATCGCGAGGCGCGCGTGATCGTCGCGCACGCGGGCACGGGCTCGATCCTCCAGGCGCTCGAGCTCGGCAAGCCGATCCTCGTGATGCCGCGGCGCGCAGCGCTCCGCGAGACCCGCAACGACCACCAGGTCGCCACCGCCGAGCGCTTCCAGTCGCTCGGGCGCGTGCCGGTCGCGTGGGACGCGGGCGACCTCGCGCAGGCGCTCGACCGCATCGACGGCCTGTCCTCGGAGAAGACGCTCGGGCCCCACGCGAGCCCCGAGCTGATCGCGCGCCTTCGCCGTTTCCTCGACGAGTGA
- a CDS encoding NAD(P)/FAD-dependent oxidoreductase — MRTQHDVVIAGAGPAGLSAALVLGRARLRTVVVDGGPARNASAPATHGWLGHDGASPDELRRRGRADLAKYEHVELVDGRVASLARETNGVRVELASGDVLRARRVILATGIVDVLPKIAGLRDVWGRDAFSCAHCHGFEHADATWAVLAVERGVARTVLPLRAWARELVLLLNGRTDVPESELAPLRAAGVRVEPRAVARVVAEDGALRGVELEGGEHVACGALFLHPAARSADVVLYAGLALDERGLVRSDAVGETSMARVHVVGDAAGRRASALTAATDGAQVAMSLVELLTAERFGAP, encoded by the coding sequence ATGCGCACGCAGCACGACGTGGTGATCGCCGGCGCCGGCCCCGCCGGGCTCTCGGCGGCGCTCGTGCTCGGCCGCGCGCGGCTGCGCACGGTCGTCGTCGACGGTGGCCCCGCGCGCAACGCGAGCGCGCCCGCGACGCACGGATGGCTCGGCCACGACGGCGCGAGCCCCGACGAGCTGCGACGGCGAGGGCGCGCCGATCTCGCGAAGTACGAGCACGTCGAGCTCGTCGACGGGCGCGTCGCATCGCTCGCGCGCGAGACGAACGGCGTGCGCGTCGAGCTCGCGAGCGGCGACGTGCTGCGCGCGCGACGCGTGATCCTCGCGACCGGCATCGTCGACGTGCTGCCGAAGATCGCGGGGCTGCGCGACGTCTGGGGGCGCGACGCGTTCTCGTGCGCCCACTGCCACGGCTTCGAGCACGCGGACGCGACGTGGGCCGTGCTCGCGGTGGAGCGCGGCGTCGCGCGAACCGTGCTGCCGCTCCGCGCGTGGGCGCGCGAGCTGGTGCTCTTGCTGAACGGGCGCACCGACGTGCCGGAGAGCGAGCTCGCGCCGCTGCGCGCGGCGGGCGTGCGCGTCGAGCCTCGGGCCGTGGCGCGGGTGGTCGCGGAGGACGGCGCGCTGCGCGGCGTCGAGCTCGAGGGCGGCGAGCACGTCGCGTGCGGCGCGCTGTTCCTGCACCCTGCGGCGCGCTCGGCCGACGTCGTGCTCTACGCGGGGCTCGCGCTCGACGAGCGCGGCCTCGTGCGCAGCGACGCGGTGGGCGAGACGTCGATGGCGCGCGTGCACGTCGTCGGCGACGCAGCGGGCCGCCGCGCGAGCGCGCTGACGGCCGCCACCGACGGCGCGCAGGTCGCGATGTCGCTCGTCGAGCTGCTGACCGCCGAGCGCTTCGGCGCGCCGTAG